In one window of Pagrus major chromosome 12, Pma_NU_1.0 DNA:
- the spag8 gene encoding sperm-associated antigen 8 — MLHNWAEERAIAALDTDQTRVQIQKHGHKGILTLDQNSKLETVTTVKAVYIPPKSPGVRLRGIRGELLEKHIAQMISEKIQAEQKPPTPKTDFCSTTQKDFCAEGFVPHTPETTQVHDYKTDQAVTFWSENCQRIQGVTAVKTLKAPFRKSALFSTPISERLDEIDVPPDN; from the exons ATGTTACACAACTGGGCAGAAGAG AGGGCCATTGCAGCTCTCGACACAGACCAGACAAGGGTGCAAATCCAAAAACATGGACACAAAGGGATCCTCACATTGGACCAGAACTCTAAACTGGAGACTGTCACCACGGTTAAAGCAGTGTACATCCCTCCAAAGAGTCCTGGGGTGAGACTGCGGG GCATCAGAGGTGAGCTTCTGGAAAAACATATTGCCCAGATGATAAG TGAGAAGATTCAAGCTGAACAGAAACCACCGACTCCCAAAACTGACTTCTGTTCCACTACTCAGAAGGATTTCTGTGCCGAGGGATTTGTGCCTCATACCCCTGAAACCACACAA GTCCATGATTACAAAACCGACCAGGCTGTCACATTTTGGAGTGAAAATTGCCAGCGGATACAG GGTGTGACTGCAGTAAAAACCCTGAAAGCACCTTTTAGGAAGTCCGCCCTGTTCAGCACACCAATCAGTGAGCGGCTGGATGAGATTGATGTCCCACCTGATAACTGA